The genomic stretch CCGTCTGAGTTCAACGGAAGTACTTTTGATGCAGTTTCTCTTTCACTTACCAATAAAGCTCCTCTGGAAACTGTAAAATTTCTTCTTGAACAAAAAGGAAATTCTGTAGATAAACTGACGCATGACGGTAGAATTTATCTTCACTGGGCTGCAATGGCTGGAAATCCGGAAATCATTGAATATTTTATTTCTAAAGGTTCTGATGTAAACAAATTAGATACGAAAGGTTTAACGCCTCTTGCATTTGCTGCTATGTTTGGTTTAAATGATCCTAAAGTTTATGAAACGTTTTTCAAGGCTGGCGTAGATCCCAAACATCAATATAAAAACGGAGCCAATATTTTACTTTTGGCCATAGGAAATGACAAAGACGGATCATTACAAAAACTATTCACCTCAAAAGGTCTATCTATTAAAGATACAGATGAAACAGGAGCAACTGCTTTTGACTATGCTGCAAGTTTCGGGAATATAGAACTTTTAAAATCATTAAAGAATCAGGGAGTAAAAGCTTCAGATAAAGCTTTGATTAATGCTGCTCAGGGAACAAGAGCCGTTACAAATCCGCTTTCTGTTTATCAATATTTAATTGGTGAAGTAAAACTGAATCCTTCTGCAACAAATGCAAACGGAGCAACCTCTTTACAGATTATTGCAAGAAAAAATAATCAAAAAGAAATCATCGATTATTTAATCAGCAAAGGAGTTGATGCCAATAAAGCCGACAGTGAAGGAAATAATGCATTAATCATCGCTTCAGGAGGGCGAGATCTTGAAAATGTAAAAGCAATTACAGCAAAAACTAAAAACATTAATGCTGTAAATTCTAATGGAGAATCTGCTTTAACACAGGCTATCCAAAGTGGTTCTGCGGAGATCGTTAACTTTTTAATTTCAAATAAAGCAGATGCAAAAATTGTTGATGCGAAAGGAAATAATTTAGCTTACTATTTAATTCAGTCTTACAGACCCGGACCACAAAAAGGAGCAGATGAATTTTCAGAAAAATTAAATATTCTTAAATCAAATAATGTAAATGTTACTGCTTCGCAAAAAGACGGTAATACACTACTCCATTTAGCGATTGCAAAAAACGATCTTAATCTTTTGAAAAAATTGAGCGATCTTAAAATAGATGTTAATTCTGCTAATAAAGAAAACATGACTCCACTTCACAAAGCGGCTTTGGTGGCAAAAGATGATCAGGTTTTGAAATATTTGGTTTCATTAGGTGCTAATAAGAGTATCAAAACAGAATTTGACGAAACTGCTTACGATCTTGCTTCAGAGAATGAAAGCTTAAAAAATAATAATGTATCAATAGACTTTTTAAAATAATATTATATGAAATATTTTAAAATTCAGGCTTTAGGAATTTTAATGGCACTATTTTGTTCAAGTTTTGCCAATGCTCAAGCTTCAAAATATAAATGTATGCTTCAGTTGACCAGTTATGGCGGTGAAGGAGCTTATGTTGTTGTGTCTTTAATCAATCCAAAAGGAGGTTATGAAAAGACGCTTTACATGATGGGACCCGATGCAAAATGGCACGATACATTGAAGGAATGGCATAAGTTTCAGAGCAAAAAGCCTGTAAAATTAAATGCAATTACCGGAGCTTCTGTAGCAGATGGAGACAGAAGTATTTCTACGTTTTCGATTGAAGATAAATATCTGAACAAAGGGTATAAAGTGCGTTTTGAAACCGCCGTAGAAGATAAAAAATACAATGTAGCCGATTTAGAAATTCCTTTCACAACAGATGCAATTATCAAAAAAACAGAAGGAAAAGGCGGATACATTAGATATGTAAAACTCAATAAGCTTTAAAAAAAAACCTGCAAATGACCTTATCAATTTGGAGGTATGCCCACTTAACTTTAGCAATACTGACTTTTTTATTCTTAATTGTAGCTTCTACCACGGGAATAATCTTAGCTTACGATGCTGCACAGGAAAAAACTCAGCCTTATCGCGTTGATGATTTCAGTAATATAAACCTTGCACAGTCTTTACCGGAGCTGCGCAAGGTTTTTCCGGAAATTACAGAGATCAGTGTTGATCATAATCAGTTTGTAACCCTTGAAGGAATAGATGATAATGGTGAAAATATCAAAGCATACATCGATCCTGTAACCGGAAAAATCCTGGGAAAACCGGTTGAGAAAAGTAAATTTATCAATTGGATAACCTCACTGCACCGATCTTTATTTTTAAAAGAAACCGGAAGATTTGCGGTGGGAGTTATTTCTTTTTTATTAATGATCATCAGTATTTCAGGGCTTATTTTGATTATCAAAAGACAAAACGGAATTAGACACTTCTTTTCTAAAATTAAAAAAGTTTTCTTCTCTCAATATTTTCATGTTGTTTCCGGTAGAATTTTATTGGTTCCTATATTTGTAATTTCTTTAACAGGAACTTATCTTTTTATGCATCGTTTTGAATTGATACCAAAAGGAAAAAATGAAAACATTGCTCATAAAATCACCAATTCTGAAACTCAGATAAAGTTAGCTGACTTCCCTATTTTTAAAGAAACAAAACTCAGTAAAGTCAAGAAAATAGAATTTCCTTTTATTGAAGATGATTCCGAAGAATTTTTTGTTTTAAAACTGAAAGACAGAGAAATTACCGTTAATCAAATTAATGGCGAAATTGTAAAAGAAGAAAAATATCCGCTGACTATTATTTATGAAAATCTTAGTCTTACACTTCATACAGGTCGTGGAAGCGTTGTTTGGTCAATCGTTTTAGGGCTTTCTTCCGTTGGAATTTTACTGTTTATCTATTCAGGTTTTGTCATTACTTTTAAGCGAACCAAAAATAAAATCAAAAATAAATACAAATCTGAAAATGCGGAAATTGTCATTTTTGTAGGTTCAGAAAATGGTTCGACTTTAGGTTTTGCCAATAAAATTCATTCTCAACTCTTATCAGACGGAAAAAAATCATTTATTACAGAGCTTAATCAATACAAATTTTATCCTAAAGCAGAGCAGTTTATCATTTTTACTTCAACTTATGGTTTGGGTGATGCTCCGACTAACGCTTCCAACTTTAAAAAACTTTTAAAAGAATTCCCTCAAAATCAAAGTGTAAAATATTCTGTAGTTGGTTTTGGATCAAAATCTTACGAAGATTTTTGTGGTTTTGCGATTGAAGTTGACCAGTTATTATCCGAACAAAACTGGGCAGAACCTCAACTTGAAATTTTTACAGTCAACGATAAATCAGCAGCAGAATTTACAGAATGGGCAAAGCAATGGAGCTATGAAACAATGATTCCTTTGGCAACTGCACCGTCTTTATACAGTGAAAAAGTTCCTTCTTTAAAAAGAATGAAAGTCATTGGAAAAAGTGAAATTGTTGATGAAGTAACTACTTTTAAAGTGATTTTAAAACCTAATTCTTTAGTGAAATTTAAGTCTGGAGATTTGCTGGCAATTTATCCTGAGAATGACCATAAAGAGAGATTCTATTCTATCGGAAAAGTAAATGGAGCCATTCAGTTGGTTGTAAAACTTCATGAAAATGGTATCGGTTCAGGATTTTTACATCGTTTAAATGAAAATCAGGAAATAAAAGCCAGGATTATTAAAAATTCCGAATTCCATTTTCCTAAAAAGGCTTCTGAAGTCATTATGATTGCCAATGGAACCGGAATTGCACCATTTTTAGGAATGATTGATGAACAAACCGGAAAAACAAAAACTCATTTGTATTGCGGTTTCAGAAAATCAAGCGAGCTGACTGTTAATTACGAATATTTTGCTCATGAAAACATTAAAAAAGGGAAATTAACGTCTTTTAATTTGGCATTTTCTAGAGAAGAAAAATCTCAATATGTAATGGATTTGGTTGAAAGAGATGCCGAATTGTTTACCAATTCATTAGAAAACGGAGGTTTCATCATGATTTGCGGAGCATTAAAAATGCAGCATGATGTGGAAGATACTTTAAGAAAGTTGTGCACCTTAAAAAATAAGGATTACGAAACTTACAAACTAAACGGACAGATTTTAACCGACTGTTATTAATTTTAAAACACATGAAGAGTCTGAAAAGTTTTTCTCATTTATTTCTGATCCTGCTTTCTTCATCAGTATTTTCCCAGGTTCAAAGAAGCAGATTGGTTACTTTAATGGGAAGTAAATTTGAAATTACTTTGGTAGATAAAGATTCTCTTTCAGCAGAAAAAAATATTGATAAATCTGTAAGCGAAATCCGTAGAATTGAAAATTTAATTTCAGAATGGAATCCGGAAACTCAAATTTCGGAGGTCAACAGAAATGCCGGAATAAAGCCTGTGAAAGTTGACGCAGAAGTTTTTGCTTTAACTGAAAAGGGAATTTATTTTTCTCAATTGACTGACGGAGCTTTTGACATCAGCATTGTCGCAATGGATAAAATCTGGAAATTTGATGATTCTATGAACGAGTTACCCTCTGAAGAATCAATCAGAAATTCGGTAAAAAATGTGGGATATCAAAATATTATTTTAGATAAAAGCAATTCGACTATTTTTCTGAAAAATAAAGGAATGAAAATAGGTTTTGGGTCGATAGGAAAAGGCTATGCAGCTGATAAAACCAGAGAATTGATGAAAAGTTTTGGAGTAAAAGCAGGCATCATCAATGCTTCAGGAGATATTTCAACCTGGGGCACACAGCCTGACGGAACACCTTGGGCGATTGGAATTAATAATCCATTTAGAGATGATACAATTGCAGCAGTCCTTTATTTAAAAGAGAATGCTGTTACCACTTCAGGAAGTTATGAAAAGTATGCCGAGATTAATGGAAAAAGATATTCCCACATCATGAATCCCAAAACGGGATATCCTTCAACCGGATTAACCAGCGTCACCGTTGTAGGTTCGAATGCAACAATGGCAAACGGCTTCAGTACTTCAATAATGGTTTTAGGAAGAAAGAAAGGTTTAAAACTAATAAAAAAGTTCCCCGATTATCAATATTTACTGATCACTGACGCAGGGAAAATTATAAAAAAGCTCACTGAATAGATATAAATATGCCATTCTAAATCCGGAATGGCATATTTATTTTTTCTCAGTGTAAAGTGTCAATTTTTATTTTTGTGAATAAAATAACTAATTAGTAGCGTAAGGTTAACGAGTACAGCAAAAGAATTCGACAAAATAATGGGTAGCTCGTTTTGCTCAAACCCATACCAAACCCACAGCGAAAGCCCTGTAATAAGAATAACAAGCATTAGCCAGGAAATATCTTCTACGTTTTTTGTTTTGAGAACTTTAATCAGCTGCGGCATTGATGCGATGGCGGTTAAAGCGCCTGCAATTAGCCCTAAAATTTCTACATCCATTTTTTTTAGTTTATCCGTTAAAGATAATTCCACCATTTGGATGTAAGACTTGTCCGGTCATTTGCGCAGAAGCATTGGTTGCCAGAAAAAGGTACGACGGCGCAATCTCTTCAGTGCTCGCATTTCTCTGCAAAGGTGGTTTATTTTGATCTTCCTCTTCTTCGCCAAATGTCTCTTTGGTAAGCGGTGTTGCAACTGGTCCGGGAGCCACGGCATTTACCCTTATTCCTTTCTGTTTTGCCTGTAACGCCAAAGATCTTGTAAAAGAAACAATAGCTCCTTTTGTCGCTGAGTAATCTAATAATTCTTCATGCCCCTGATAAGCGACTGCAGAGGTTGTGTTAATAATAGAACTTCCCTCTTTCAGGTATGGGAAAACAGCTTTTGTAAGAAGAATCATCCCGATAATATTTGAGTTAAAAGTAGTGCGAATATCCTCTTCCTTTAGCTTTGTAATATCATCATTTGGAAATTGAATTCCTGCGTTATTGACTAAAATATCAATACCACCCCACTTTTCTACTACTTTTGATGTTGTCTCCTGACAAAAACTATTATCATTAACATCTCCTTTAAAAATCATGCATTGGCGACCCAAATACTCAATTTCACTCTTTGTTTTTTCAGCATCTTCAACATCTGAGTGAAAAATAATAGCAATATGAGCGCCTTCTTCAGCAAAAAGTAAAGCTACTGATTTTCCTATCCCGCTATCTGCTCCGGTAATTAAAACTGTTTTACCATTAAGTTGTAATCTGTTCATATTTTTGTGGTTATGGTTTAAAATAAAATTCAGCATAAAATTATACACTGAATTTTTTTATTTCTTAACCACAGTAAAGCAAATTGTATGCTTTTATGATAGAAAACAATGATAAAATGAAAGATGTGGTATTTTATTTTAAATTGACCATCCCGTCTGAGAGCTGCTGCCATTGTATTTTTGATGCGCCAACCATTCCACCAAAAGCTATAAACATATTTTTTATACTGCTGATGATATCTGTATTTTGATTAGGTTTCTCATTTCTCCCGTAAATCGCCATTTTTATATAATCGGTACCTTTTGAAATTACAAACGTGGAAGTAGTGCACAGCGAATGGTAATGTACCGTTTTACCTGCAAATTCATTTCCTGGTAATTTTGAAGGACGGCATTGCATCATTAGGCGATTGGGATTACTTTTATCGATCATATCAATGCGTACCCATTGATAATCGGCTGATTCAGTTTTATTGCTTTCTGACAATAGAATTTTAATATAATCTCCTATTATAGGTGATCTTTGTACTGGGTTTCCCGAAGAATCACATAGCGTAAATGCTACATTAATTTCTTTACAATAAGATCCCCATTTATTTATTTCAAAGAAACGTTCTTTAAGTGCGTTATATTTTACTTCGGCTTCCTGTGCGTTTTGAATTTTTTGGATACTTTCGGTATCATGGAAACTGCCTTTTATCTGCAAAGGAATTCCAGGAACCCTCTTTGCCTTCATTGATTTTACCTGCATTAATTTATTATAGTATAATTTGTTGAAATTTTTTTCTCTTTATAGCGTATAGTGATTATTAAATTCACTAAAAGCTATAGCATAATATTCTTCTGTAAGTTTGATACAAAAATAATATATATCACATTGAAATGAAAATATTTGTGTTTTTTAATTGTCTTTAAATAGATAATGATTACTAATTTCTGAGAATCAAGATATTAAATTAATAATATGCAATATTTTAAACTGATTTTTCGCATTGTACAATAGTTTAAAAATAGTAAATTTTATTGATATTAAAAACATTTTGTATGATTTTATTTGTTTAATGTTTAATTATTTTGTCATTTTATAATTTATTTAATAATATTATAAACGATTAAAAATGATTAATAAAAAATAATAAGTGAAAATTTTTACAATTAATTCATACATATATTATTATTTTGAGTATATTTGAAATGAAAATTTTTTTTTCATCATTTGTGTTTTTATTAAACCCTCCGACTCGGAGGGTTTAATTTTTTCCTATACTTTCCGTTTCTATTCGTCAAACTTATTTTTAAACTTTATACATTTTATAGTGTATACAAATAGCTGCTTTTTTGAAATTCTCAAAAAAATATTTTCATAACTTACAGATTAAATTACCAACACTACAAATTTTTAATTATGAGAATAGGTTTAATAGGATTTGGAAAAGCCGGAAAAGCAGTGGCAAACGTAATATTGCAAAACCCTGAATTTAGTCTTGAATGGGTTTTAAGGAGCAGCAGGAATATGGAAAATACATCTGTAAAAGAATTACTTGATGTAAAATCCAATGATAAGGCTCTTGTATTTTCTGAACAAAGTATAGAGATCAATGAACATTTTAGTAAACATCCGGTAGATGCAATTATAGATTTTTCTTCTGCAGAAAGTATTTATAAATATGGAAAAGCTGCATCTGAACAGAAAATAAAAATTATTTCTGCAATTTCTCATTATGGAGATGAGGAAATAAAACTTTTAAAGGAACTTTCCAAAATAAATACGGTTTTCTGGTCACCGAATATAACTTTAGGTGTCAATTATCTTTTATTTGCAGCAAGCCTTCTGAAAAATATCGCTCCAGATGTAGATATAGAAGTTGTTGAAGAGCATTTTAAAGCAAAAAGCGGTGTCTCAGGAACCGCAATTAAAATAGCAGAAACTTTAGATATAGAGAAAAATAGCATCAGCTCAGTCCGTGCGGGAGGAATTGTGGGAAAACATGAGGTAATCTTTGGATTTCCTTATCAAACAGTGCGTTTGGTTCATGAATCAATTTCCAGAGAAGCATTCGGAAGCGGTGCACTCTTTGTGGCAAAACAACTCAAAAACTACTCAAAGGGACTTTATAATTTTGAAGATATCCTCAGGCCTTTCTTCTTTGGTGATGCCAAAAATAATCTTTCATAAAAACTATTCTTATTATGAAATATAGTTAATTTTTCAATTTATATAGAGTTTTAATTGTTAGATTCCGTAAATATAAAATAGAGGCTTCAATTAAAAATATTCGCATTTTTATAAAAAGGCACACAATATGCTTATAACAAGATATAAACCTTAAAAAAATATTATTATGAAAAGCTTATTATGGTTAGTAGCCGTTATCTGTATTATTGTTTGGCTTTTAGGAATGCTAAACGTTATACCCGGAATGAGTACCAATTATTTAATTCATGTACTATTAGTAATTGCAGTAATTGTAGTTCTTTACAATATTATCTCTGGTAGAAAACCTTTAGATTAGAAAAAAT from Chryseobacterium indoltheticum encodes the following:
- a CDS encoding ankyrin repeat domain-containing protein; protein product: MKKILYSALLLFSVIISAQKNTLLQADFWKSKPNVEKVKQEIANGNNPSEFNGSTFDAVSLSLTNKAPLETVKFLLEQKGNSVDKLTHDGRIYLHWAAMAGNPEIIEYFISKGSDVNKLDTKGLTPLAFAAMFGLNDPKVYETFFKAGVDPKHQYKNGANILLLAIGNDKDGSLQKLFTSKGLSIKDTDETGATAFDYAASFGNIELLKSLKNQGVKASDKALINAAQGTRAVTNPLSVYQYLIGEVKLNPSATNANGATSLQIIARKNNQKEIIDYLISKGVDANKADSEGNNALIIASGGRDLENVKAITAKTKNINAVNSNGESALTQAIQSGSAEIVNFLISNKADAKIVDAKGNNLAYYLIQSYRPGPQKGADEFSEKLNILKSNNVNVTASQKDGNTLLHLAIAKNDLNLLKKLSDLKIDVNSANKENMTPLHKAALVAKDDQVLKYLVSLGANKSIKTEFDETAYDLASENESLKNNNVSIDFLK
- a CDS encoding DUF2271 domain-containing protein, whose protein sequence is MKYFKIQALGILMALFCSSFANAQASKYKCMLQLTSYGGEGAYVVVSLINPKGGYEKTLYMMGPDAKWHDTLKEWHKFQSKKPVKLNAITGASVADGDRSISTFSIEDKYLNKGYKVRFETAVEDKKYNVADLEIPFTTDAIIKKTEGKGGYIRYVKLNKL
- a CDS encoding PepSY domain-containing protein, with translation MTLSIWRYAHLTLAILTFLFLIVASTTGIILAYDAAQEKTQPYRVDDFSNINLAQSLPELRKVFPEITEISVDHNQFVTLEGIDDNGENIKAYIDPVTGKILGKPVEKSKFINWITSLHRSLFLKETGRFAVGVISFLLMIISISGLILIIKRQNGIRHFFSKIKKVFFSQYFHVVSGRILLVPIFVISLTGTYLFMHRFELIPKGKNENIAHKITNSETQIKLADFPIFKETKLSKVKKIEFPFIEDDSEEFFVLKLKDREITVNQINGEIVKEEKYPLTIIYENLSLTLHTGRGSVVWSIVLGLSSVGILLFIYSGFVITFKRTKNKIKNKYKSENAEIVIFVGSENGSTLGFANKIHSQLLSDGKKSFITELNQYKFYPKAEQFIIFTSTYGLGDAPTNASNFKKLLKEFPQNQSVKYSVVGFGSKSYEDFCGFAIEVDQLLSEQNWAEPQLEIFTVNDKSAAEFTEWAKQWSYETMIPLATAPSLYSEKVPSLKRMKVIGKSEIVDEVTTFKVILKPNSLVKFKSGDLLAIYPENDHKERFYSIGKVNGAIQLVVKLHENGIGSGFLHRLNENQEIKARIIKNSEFHFPKKASEVIMIANGTGIAPFLGMIDEQTGKTKTHLYCGFRKSSELTVNYEYFAHENIKKGKLTSFNLAFSREEKSQYVMDLVERDAELFTNSLENGGFIMICGALKMQHDVEDTLRKLCTLKNKDYETYKLNGQILTDCY
- a CDS encoding FAD:protein FMN transferase encodes the protein MKSLKSFSHLFLILLSSSVFSQVQRSRLVTLMGSKFEITLVDKDSLSAEKNIDKSVSEIRRIENLISEWNPETQISEVNRNAGIKPVKVDAEVFALTEKGIYFSQLTDGAFDISIVAMDKIWKFDDSMNELPSEESIRNSVKNVGYQNIILDKSNSTIFLKNKGMKIGFGSIGKGYAADKTRELMKSFGVKAGIINASGDISTWGTQPDGTPWAIGINNPFRDDTIAAVLYLKENAVTTSGSYEKYAEINGKRYSHIMNPKTGYPSTGLTSVTVVGSNATMANGFSTSIMVLGRKKGLKLIKKFPDYQYLLITDAGKIIKKLTE
- a CDS encoding SemiSWEET transporter, giving the protein MDVEILGLIAGALTAIASMPQLIKVLKTKNVEDISWLMLVILITGLSLWVWYGFEQNELPIILSNSFAVLVNLTLLISYFIHKNKN
- a CDS encoding SDR family oxidoreductase, encoding MNRLQLNGKTVLITGADSGIGKSVALLFAEEGAHIAIIFHSDVEDAEKTKSEIEYLGRQCMIFKGDVNDNSFCQETTSKVVEKWGGIDILVNNAGIQFPNDDITKLKEEDIRTTFNSNIIGMILLTKAVFPYLKEGSSIINTTSAVAYQGHEELLDYSATKGAIVSFTRSLALQAKQKGIRVNAVAPGPVATPLTKETFGEEEEDQNKPPLQRNASTEEIAPSYLFLATNASAQMTGQVLHPNGGIIFNG
- a CDS encoding 4-hydroxy-tetrahydrodipicolinate reductase, whose amino-acid sequence is MRIGLIGFGKAGKAVANVILQNPEFSLEWVLRSSRNMENTSVKELLDVKSNDKALVFSEQSIEINEHFSKHPVDAIIDFSSAESIYKYGKAASEQKIKIISAISHYGDEEIKLLKELSKINTVFWSPNITLGVNYLLFAASLLKNIAPDVDIEVVEEHFKAKSGVSGTAIKIAETLDIEKNSISSVRAGGIVGKHEVIFGFPYQTVRLVHESISREAFGSGALFVAKQLKNYSKGLYNFEDILRPFFFGDAKNNLS
- a CDS encoding lmo0937 family membrane protein; protein product: MKSLLWLVAVICIIVWLLGMLNVIPGMSTNYLIHVLLVIAVIVVLYNIISGRKPLD